In Oscillatoria sp. FACHB-1406, the sequence AGGTAGCGCGGGGGATGGAAGTGGCCTATCAAGCCAACCCAACGCTCAAATCTAAACTCGATACTGCCGTCCGGAGCTATATTAACACCGCGAGTTGGTTCTTGGAAGATTTAGCCCGCCTGAAAGCGGTAGAGGAAGCTTCCAAAGCGCCCGCGATCGATCTTTATACCACGGGCGCGCAAGCCCTCCAAGCAAGCTTTCACCTGTACGACGAGACATCGCCTGCTTTAGATCGACTGCTACAAGCGCGTTTGAGTCGGTTAATCCGCAAAAAATACCTCATCGAACTCTTTAGCGTTGCTGTTCTGGCGATCGCGATTTTGGGCTACCTGGCCTTTACCCTCAACCTAGAAAAACGCCGACAAGCCGAACAAGCCGTGCGTCAGGCAGAGACTAAGTTTCGCAGCATTTTTGAAAATGCCACCGAAGGCATTTTTCAGATCGCCCCCGAAGGAAAATATCTCAGCGCTAACCCGGCGTTGCTTCGCCTCTACGGGTACGACTCCCTCGAAGAACTCAACCGAAATCTCGATGAAACCGGACTACATTATTACGTGGATCCGCAACGACAGGCTCAATGGAAACAGGAAATTGAGTTACATCAAGCCGTTGCCGGATTTGAATCCGAAATTTATCGCGCTGACGGCAGTCCGATTTGGATTTCAGAAAATGCCCGCGTTATTCGCGATCGCGGCGGTAATATTGCCTACTATGAAGGAACTGTGGTCGATATTACCTATCGCAAGGCAGCCGAAGAAGCCCTGCGTTTAGAACAGGAACAATCCGAACGCTTGTTGCTCAATATTTTACCAGAAGCGATCGCCCGACAGTTAAAAACCGAACCGACAAACATCGCCGAATCCTTTGAGGAAGTTACCGTTTTATTTGCCGATCTAGTTGGGTTTACCGTCCTTTCGGCGCGAATGCCTCCCAAGGAATTAGTACATTTATTGAATACTATTTTTTCGGACTTCGATCGCCTTGCCGAACAACACGGATTGGAGAAAATCAAGACAATTGGGGATGCTTATATGGTCGTCGGGGGCGTA encodes:
- a CDS encoding adenylate/guanylate cyclase domain-containing protein — protein: MKRSLLSKLIRLVAIAGLFLAIVFPFTAVVHQLISEVDTQIQFARQERRGLEYNARLRTVLEYLIEHQSQVQRYLEGDSAYKPRVLAIESQIDREIEAIDVLDRRLGQPLRTSEEWRKLKGEWQQLKKQVFSLDEAAIVGAHGKFVTKAIALMKQVGDTSNLILDPVIDSYYLMSPVVVYLPQSIESIDSARTLGEEAIRRDRLAIDQQVQLSMQAGTLETARDEVARGMEVAYQANPTLKSKLDTAVRSYINTASWFLEDLARLKAVEEASKAPAIDLYTTGAQALQASFHLYDETSPALDRLLQARLSRLIRKKYLIELFSVAVLAIAILGYLAFTLNLEKRRQAEQAVRQAETKFRSIFENATEGIFQIAPEGKYLSANPALLRLYGYDSLEELNRNLDETGLHYYVDPQRQAQWKQEIELHQAVAGFESEIYRADGSPIWISENARVIRDRGGNIAYYEGTVVDITYRKAAEEALRLEQEQSERLLLNILPEAIARQLKTEPTNIAESFEEVTVLFADLVGFTVLSARMPPKELVHLLNTIFSDFDRLAEQHGLEKIKTIGDAYMVVGGVPLPRLDHAEAVAAMALDMQDAIAQFNERTGESFSMRIGINTGPAIAGVIGIKKFIYDLWGDTVNVASRMESHGLAGSIQVTAKTYHLLKELFEFEERGLIQIKGKGEIETYLLTGKKKIIYNS